The Pseudomonas fulva 12-X sequence TTTCCACGCGGCGGCTGTCGCGGGCGCTACGTCGGCTCAGGTCGCGGCGGGCGAGATCGTCGATCAACGCCTGGCGGTCGATGGCGCTGGGCCGATACTGAATCAGCAGGGTACGGGCCGCCGGGACGATTTCCTCGACCCCGGCGATAGGCTCGGCCTGCAGTGCGTCGAACAGCGCCAGGGTTTCGTCGAGATCCTGCAGTTCGACGAGCAGCGTATCGAGATTGGCTGGGAGAAAACGCACGGGCTTGTCCTATACGTGGTACGTGCTGTCAGGCACGTCGGTGATGAACATATGACCCGGCGAATGGGTGATCGCGAACGGCACGCCGGAGGCCATGACCGCCGCCTGGGGCGTCACCCCGCAGGCCCAGAACACCGGCACTTCGCCGGGCTCGATGCGCACTGCGTCGCCGAAATCCGGCTTCTGCAGGTCTTCTATGCCCAGCCGCTCCGGCTCGCCGATATGCACCGGAGCGCCGTGCACCGAGGGATAGCGCCCGGAAATACCGGCCGCCTCGGCGACGCGATCCGCCGGGATCGGCCGCATCGACACCACCATCTCGCCATGCAGGCGGCCCGCCGGGCGGCAGGCGCGGTTGGTGCGGTACATCGGTACGTTGCAGCCGTCGGCAATGTGCCGCACCTCGATGCCGGCCTCCTGCAGGCCGGTCTCGAAGGTGAAGCTGCAGCCGATCAGGAAGGTCACCATGTCGGCGTGTTCCGCCCAGGCGGCGGTGGCGTCGCTGACTTCCTCGGCCAGTTTGCCATCACGCCAGATGCGGTAAAGCGGCAGGTCGGTGCGCAGGTCGGCGCCTTCGGCCAGTACCGTGTACGGGCTGCCGGCGTCACTCACGTCGAGCACCGGGCAGGCTCTGGGGTTGCGCTGGGCGTAGAGCAGAAAGTCATAGGCCCAGTCGCGGGGCAGGGCGATCAGGTTGGCCTGGGTCATGCCCGGCGCGATACCGGCAGTAGGCGCGACGCGGCCGTTGCGGTACTCGGCGCGGGCCTGGCGGGCGGCGGCAATGGCGGCCTGTTGGGCGCGTTGGATGGCGTTCATCGGGCGGCTCCGGCGAAGGATTGCAGGGATACGCCGGACTGCTCCAGCAACTGGCGCACCTCGCGGGCCATCTGGATGGCGCCGGGGCTGTCGCCGTGCACGCAGATGGAATCGGCTTCGATGCGGGTGACGCTGCCGTCGATGGCTTCGACCTCGCCGGTCCGTACCAGGCGCAGCATGCGTTGGGCCACCTGTTCGGCGTCGTGCAGTACGGCACCTGCCTCGCGGCGCGACACCAGGGTGCCTTGCGGTGTGTAGGCGCGGTCGGCGAAGGCTTCGGCGATGCAGGTCAGGCCTTCGCGGCGGGCCAGCTCGATCAGCGGCGAGCCGGCCAGGGCGACCAGCACCAGGCGTGCATCGACCGCGCGGATCGCCTCGATCACCGCCATGGCCTGGCGTGTGTCGTGGGCGATGGTGTTGTACAGCGCGCCGTGGGGCTTCACGTAGCGCACCGCGGTGCCGGCGGCAGTGGCCAGGGCCTGCAGTGCGCCGATCTGGTAGATCATATCGGCGGACAGCTCGTCGCTGGCGATATCCATATTACGGCGGCCGAAGCCGACCAGATCCGGGTAGGCGACGTGGGCGCCGATGGTTACGCCTTTGGCCGCAGCGGCCTTGAGGGTACGCAGGATGCCGGCCGGGTCACCGGCGTGAAAGCCACAGGCGACGTTGGCGCTGGTGACGATGTCGAGCATCGCGGCATCGTCACCCATGGACCACTGGCCGAAGCTCTCGCCCAGGTCGCTGTTGAGGTCGATGGTTGGCATGTCGTTCTCTCCTTAAAGGTTCACGAAGGCGAGGATCGGGCCGACCGATTTGGCCGCCATGTACCAGGTCAGCAGGCAGGTCAGGGCGCCGAGGACCAGCAGCCAGCGTGGGTAGTGGTAGCCGCCCATCAGGTCGCTGCGGCGCCAGCCCACGTAGACGAAGATGCTCAGGCCGATGGGTAGGATCAGGCCGTTGAAGCCGCCGGCGAACAGCAGCAACGCCGCCGGCGCGGTGCCCAGGGCAACATAGATGGCCAGGGACACGGCGATGAACGCCACGGTGGCGATGTTGCGGCCGCGCTCGCTGATGCCGGGCATGAAGGCGGTGATGAACGACATCGAGGTGTAGGCGGCGCCGATCACGCTGGTGATGGCAGCGGCCCAGAGCACCAGGCCGAAGGTGCGCAGACCCAGCTCGCCAGCGGCGGCCTGGAACGCCTGGGCGGCCGGGTTGGCGCCTTTGCCGGAGATGTCGATGACCACACCGCTGGCCGCCACACCGAGAATGGCCAGGAACAGCACGTAGCGCATCAGGCCGGTTACCGCGATGCCACTGAGCGCCGCCTTGGTGACCTCCCTGATGTGCTCCTCGCCGACCAGGCCGCGATCCAGCAGGCGATGGGCGCCGGCGTAGGTGATGTAGCCGCCGACGGTGCCGCCGACGATGGTGGTGATGATCGCGAAGTTGATCTCGTCCGGCCACACGGTCTGGCGCAGTGCATCGCCCAGAGGCGGGTTGGAGGCGATGGCGACGAACAGGGTGAGCAGGATCATCAGCACGCCCAGCACCACGATCAGCCGGTCGACGGCGATGCCGGCGCGTTTGGACAGGAAGATGCCGATGGCCACCAGGGCGCTGAGTGCGCCGCCCCATTTCGGATCCAGGCCCATCAGCGCATTCAGGCCCAGGCCAGCACCGGCGATGTTGCCGACGTTGAATACCAGGCCGCCAAAGATCACCAGTACCGCCAGCAGGTAGCCGCTGCCGGGAATCGCCGCGTTGGCGATGTCCGAGGCGCGCATGCGGGTCAGGGTGACGATGCGCCAGACGTTCAGCTGCACCACGAAGTCGATGAGGATCGACGCCAGGATGCCGAACGCGAAGGCCGCGCCCATGGTCGCCGTGAAGGTGGCGGTCTGGGTGATGAAGCCGGGGCCGATGGCCGAGGTGGCCATCAGGAAGATGGCTGCGATCAATGATGAGCGGCGTGAACGGGCGAAATCGGCGGTGGTCTGGGCCTGCATGGAACACTCCTGGGCGAAGTAACGGGTGCAGGGTGTAAGGCAATGGGCATGCCACATTGTGAGGAAGCAGCGTGATCTGTTGATTCTAGATGGATTTATTGTTCAACAATCAAATTTGTTTTGAGGGTCTATTTGCACTGTTTTGTTACTTCGATACCCAGCGCTGACTCACCATGGTGCGCAGGGTGACAACACGACCTACTTGCCTGCAGCGCTGCGCTCGGAGACCATCGAGCCTCTTTGGCTCCGTCTCGACGATATAGAGCCTGGCCAGGTCTGGTGGATCGCTAATGAACAACGACGTATCTGAAAACCCGCGCACCCTCGGTGAGACCGTGACCGCGGAAATCCGCCGCAAGCTGGTCGAAGGCGAACTGGTGCCGGGGCAGCGACTGTCCGAGGCGGCGCTCAGCGAAAGCCTGGATATCTCACGCAATACCCTGCGCGAAGCCTTCCGCGTGCTGACCCAGGAGGGTCTGCTCAAGCACGAACCCAACCGCGGCGTCTTCGTATCG is a genomic window containing:
- a CDS encoding putative hydro-lyase, which encodes MNAIQRAQQAAIAAARQARAEYRNGRVAPTAGIAPGMTQANLIALPRDWAYDFLLYAQRNPRACPVLDVSDAGSPYTVLAEGADLRTDLPLYRIWRDGKLAEEVSDATAAWAEHADMVTFLIGCSFTFETGLQEAGIEVRHIADGCNVPMYRTNRACRPAGRLHGEMVVSMRPIPADRVAEAAGISGRYPSVHGAPVHIGEPERLGIEDLQKPDFGDAVRIEPGEVPVFWACGVTPQAAVMASGVPFAITHSPGHMFITDVPDSTYHV
- a CDS encoding LamB/YcsF family protein produces the protein MPTIDLNSDLGESFGQWSMGDDAAMLDIVTSANVACGFHAGDPAGILRTLKAAAAKGVTIGAHVAYPDLVGFGRRNMDIASDELSADMIYQIGALQALATAAGTAVRYVKPHGALYNTIAHDTRQAMAVIEAIRAVDARLVLVALAGSPLIELARREGLTCIAEAFADRAYTPQGTLVSRREAGAVLHDAEQVAQRMLRLVRTGEVEAIDGSVTRIEADSICVHGDSPGAIQMAREVRQLLEQSGVSLQSFAGAAR
- a CDS encoding NRAMP family divalent metal transporter; translated protein: MQAQTTADFARSRRSSLIAAIFLMATSAIGPGFITQTATFTATMGAAFAFGILASILIDFVVQLNVWRIVTLTRMRASDIANAAIPGSGYLLAVLVIFGGLVFNVGNIAGAGLGLNALMGLDPKWGGALSALVAIGIFLSKRAGIAVDRLIVVLGVLMILLTLFVAIASNPPLGDALRQTVWPDEINFAIITTIVGGTVGGYITYAGAHRLLDRGLVGEEHIREVTKAALSGIAVTGLMRYVLFLAILGVAASGVVIDISGKGANPAAQAFQAAAGELGLRTFGLVLWAAAITSVIGAAYTSMSFITAFMPGISERGRNIATVAFIAVSLAIYVALGTAPAALLLFAGGFNGLILPIGLSIFVYVGWRRSDLMGGYHYPRWLLVLGALTCLLTWYMAAKSVGPILAFVNL